The window CTTAGATCCGAGGGCTTTTCAAAGTCGCCCGCAACATGTGGGATTAATGTTGGAAGGAAGTTTTCCGTCGGTTTTTGCAGGCCGGCCATTGCCTGCAGGCATTACACAACCTTACAGCGTTGAAAATGTTGGTAAGCCTGCAAAAATGATTGTAATCGGCGACGGTGATATTTTTAAAAACCAGGTTTCAGCGCAGAATGGCACTCCATTTCCGTTAGGTTACGACCGTTACTCGCAACGTACTTTTGGTAATAAAGCTTTATTGTTAAATATTGTCGATTATTTTACTGATGACGACAACTTAATTGCCTTGCGTAGTAAAGAAGTAAAGATCAGATTGCTCGATAAAGGCAAAATTAAACTCGAAAAAACGAAATGGCAGCTCATTAATGTTGCGGCGCCCATACTATTGTTAATATTCTTTGCAATTTTTCAACATTATTACCGCAAATACAAGTACGCTAAATAATTTTTATATTTTTGAAGAAGACTAAAAGATATCATGAGATTTATTGTATCCACATCAACGCTGTTAAAACACTTACAAACTGTAAATGGTGCTTCAAGCAGCAGTACAGTTTTACCCATATTAGAAAATTTCCTTTTCGAGATTAAAGATGGAAACTTAACTATCTCTGCTACCGATTTACAAACGAGCATGACAACTGCTTTGGCTGTAGAATCAAAAGAAGAAGGTAAAGTTGCGGTTCCGTCTAAAATTTTATTAGATACACTTAAAACCTTACCAGATCAGCCAATTGCATTTAATATAGACGACAGTACTTTTGCGATCGAAATTAGCGCAGGTGATGGTAAATATAAATTGAGTGGTGAAAATGGCGACGATTTTCCAAAAATTCCAGTTGTAGAAAACGCTTCTTCTGTTAATTTGCCTGCATCAGTTTTAACTGAAGCGATTACCAAAACTATTTTTGCGGTAAGTAATGATGAGCTACGTCCGGCAATGACAGGTGTATTTTGCCAGTTATCACCACAGCACATTACTTTTGTAGCTACCGATGCACACAAGCTGGTACGTTACCGCCGTATGGATAGCAAAGCTGATAAAGCAACTTCGTTTATCTTACCTAAAAAAGCTTTAACACTTTTAAAAGGCGCCTTGCCTTCTAACGATATTAATGTATCGGTAGATTATAATGCAACAAGTGCTTTCTTTAAGTTCGAAAATATTAATTTAGTGTGTCGTTTAATAGACGAACGCTATCCAGATTATGAAGCAGTAATACCTACAAACAACCCAAATAAATTAATTATCGACAGGGTTCTGTTTTTAAATACACTACGCAGGGTTGTAATTTTTGCCAATAAAACCACACATCAGGTGAGGTTAAAAATCAGCGGCAGCGAGTTGAATATTTCATCTGAAGATTTAGACTTCGCCAACGAGGCACACGAGCGTTTAAGCTGCCAATATGATGGTGAAGACCTTGAAATTGGCTTTAATGCCCGTTTCTTAATCGAAATGCTGAGCAATTTAAGCGGCGATGAAGTTACTTTAGAGTTATCTACTCCAAACAGGGCAGGGCTTTTAATTCCGCAAACCAATGATGAAAATGAAGATGTTTTAATGTTGGTTATGCCGGTTATGCTAAATAATAGTTATTAGTCTACTAATTTTTTAGTTTTTATACAAAGAATGGCTTGGTTTTTGACCGAGCCATTCTTGTTTCTAACAAAATAACAGCTAACCATGAAAATCTATACCAATCTCTCAAAGGTAATCCTCCTGCTTTTCACTATTCCTATCCTGGCTTTATCGGCCTGTAAAAAAAATGATCCCGATGTGGTTGTCAAGGGCGAAGCTAAAATTAAAGTGGTTAATGCCTCATTAACAGAAATCCATCAGGAAGTTTATTTAGATGATGCTAAACTTACTGCTACGGCACTAGCTTTTGGCGAAACCAGCGAATACGTTAAAATACCTTCTGGGAACCGCAATGTTGCTTATGTAGGCCTGAATAATGCCAATACCAATGCATCTTTTAATTTTACCCCCTCTATTACCTATACCACATTTTTGGTTACCAATAAAAATGCGGAACGGGAGATTGTAAACTATGAGGATAATCTGAGCAATACAGAAATGGATAAAGCTAAGGTGAAACTGATTAACCTGAGTCCGAATTTTGCTACGGGTATAAATGTTAGCGTACAGGCTGGTTTACAATTTGTTAATGGCCTGGCTTTTAAAGAGGCTTCGAATTACTTTACGCTTGATGGCGGATTGAATCTGAGATATTC is drawn from Pedobacter sp. HDW13 and contains these coding sequences:
- the dnaN gene encoding DNA polymerase III subunit beta, with protein sequence MRFIVSTSTLLKHLQTVNGASSSSTVLPILENFLFEIKDGNLTISATDLQTSMTTALAVESKEEGKVAVPSKILLDTLKTLPDQPIAFNIDDSTFAIEISAGDGKYKLSGENGDDFPKIPVVENASSVNLPASVLTEAITKTIFAVSNDELRPAMTGVFCQLSPQHITFVATDAHKLVRYRRMDSKADKATSFILPKKALTLLKGALPSNDINVSVDYNATSAFFKFENINLVCRLIDERYPDYEAVIPTNNPNKLIIDRVLFLNTLRRVVIFANKTTHQVRLKISGSELNISSEDLDFANEAHERLSCQYDGEDLEIGFNARFLIEMLSNLSGDEVTLELSTPNRAGLLIPQTNDENEDVLMLVMPVMLNNSY
- a CDS encoding DUF4397 domain-containing protein — translated: MKIYTNLSKVILLLFTIPILALSACKKNDPDVVVKGEAKIKVVNASLTEIHQEVYLDDAKLTATALAFGETSEYVKIPSGNRNVAYVGLNNANTNASFNFTPSITYTTFLVTNKNAEREIVNYEDNLSNTEMDKAKVKLINLSPNFATGINVSVQAGLQFVNGLAFKEASNYFTLDGGLNLRYSVVGSGNIKTIDNSNFVGGKIYTIWFSGTTAATLEAHIIADN